In Deltaproteobacteria bacterium, a single window of DNA contains:
- a CDS encoding DUF3817 domain-containing protein — protein MLTTAVGRLRAAGMVEAVSFLLLLGVAMPLKYFAGMPLAVKLVGWLHGLLFVAFCVCLLVAQGERRWPVRWTAMIFFAALLPFGPFVIDRRLKNEQ, from the coding sequence ATGCTGACGACGGCGGTGGGGCGGTTGCGCGCGGCGGGAATGGTTGAGGCGGTGTCGTTTCTGCTGTTGCTCGGCGTGGCGATGCCGTTAAAATATTTCGCCGGCATGCCGTTGGCGGTGAAGCTCGTCGGTTGGCTGCATGGTCTGCTGTTCGTCGCGTTCTGCGTCTGTTTGCTCGTCGCCCAAGGCGAACGGCGCTGGCCGGTTCGCTGGACCGCGATGATATTTTTCGCGGCCTTGCTGCCCTTCGGACCGTTTGTCATCGACCGGCGGCTCAAGAACGAGCAATGA
- a CDS encoding aldehyde-activating protein, which translates to MAEQTLKGSCLCKSVRYEVTTPFMRFGHCYCSRCRKATGGVRSTNIAVPIAQFRWTAGENLIKRFDLPEAKSFARQICGNCNCPIPHASRDCTRALVPAGTLDDLPPGKPSVHGHWSSRVKFVESNESELPCEN; encoded by the coding sequence ATGGCGGAACAAACATTGAAGGGAAGCTGTTTGTGTAAATCGGTGCGCTATGAAGTGACCACGCCGTTCATGCGCTTTGGCCACTGTTACTGCTCGCGCTGCCGCAAGGCTACCGGCGGCGTGCGCTCGACCAACATCGCCGTGCCGATTGCGCAGTTTCGCTGGACCGCGGGGGAGAATTTGATCAAACGCTTCGACTTGCCCGAAGCGAAAAGTTTTGCCCGGCAGATTTGCGGCAACTGTAATTGTCCGATCCCGCACGCCTCGCGCGACTGCACGCGCGCGTTGGTACCGGCGGGCACCCTCGACGATTTACCTCCGGGAAAACCGTCGGTGCATGGACATTGGAGCAGCCGGGTAAAATTCGTCGAGAGCAACGAGTCCGAGCTGCCGTGCGAAAATTAA
- a CDS encoding twin-arginine translocation signal domain-containing protein, whose protein sequence is MKQKNRITRRKFLQAAGVTAASAALAPWNSPARAAVGDALQATGLSLPCCIGEVNASGALVWLRAESESEVAVEYGKDASFTGAVRSASIRVVADNDYTGVVQLSGLEPGTTYYCRAAVANKKVGPSSRFVSAPRADQLADVRFAFSGDTRQNFQPFAIMDAIRAKQPDFFLHLGDTIYADRDGAARDLAQFRQKYVNNRKDEATQRLFGETGLYVTWDNHEVAEAERTANVLAPLGRRAFFDYWPIAPELAQAQRVYRSARWGGLAELFILDTRQYRDDKAGTILGATQMRWLLDGIGNSTARFKFVCTSVPFSGPSADKWGGYPKDREALLSAIKEGPIGGVIFLAADAHYAAVVRVAGDATLREVIVGPMAAAMGKATGDVSRFEYYNNRFLNYALASVRADGDNAYAEIEILTDKNILLHKLRIDAGEK, encoded by the coding sequence CGGCGTTGGCGCCGTGGAATTCTCCGGCGCGCGCCGCAGTCGGCGATGCTCTTCAAGCCACAGGTTTGTCGTTGCCGTGCTGTATCGGCGAAGTCAACGCTAGCGGTGCGTTGGTGTGGCTGCGCGCCGAGAGTGAGAGCGAAGTTGCCGTCGAGTATGGCAAAGACGCTTCTTTCACGGGCGCGGTGCGGTCAGCATCGATCCGCGTGGTCGCTGACAACGATTACACGGGCGTTGTTCAGCTGAGCGGTTTGGAGCCTGGCACGACTTACTATTGCCGGGCGGCGGTGGCGAACAAAAAAGTTGGCCCGAGCTCGCGATTCGTCAGCGCGCCGCGCGCCGATCAGCTCGCCGATGTCCGCTTCGCTTTCAGCGGCGATACCCGGCAAAACTTTCAGCCGTTCGCGATCATGGATGCGATCCGCGCCAAGCAGCCGGATTTTTTTCTTCATCTCGGCGACACCATTTACGCCGATCGCGACGGCGCGGCGCGCGATCTTGCCCAGTTCCGGCAAAAGTATGTGAACAACCGCAAAGACGAAGCGACGCAACGGTTGTTTGGCGAAACCGGTCTCTATGTCACTTGGGACAACCACGAAGTGGCGGAGGCGGAGCGCACGGCGAATGTTTTGGCGCCGCTCGGCCGGAGGGCGTTTTTCGATTATTGGCCGATCGCTCCGGAGTTGGCGCAGGCGCAACGGGTTTATCGCTCGGCGCGCTGGGGCGGTTTGGCCGAGCTGTTTATTCTCGATACCCGGCAATATCGCGATGATAAGGCTGGGACAATTCTCGGCGCAACGCAGATGCGCTGGTTGCTGGACGGGATTGGCAATTCCACCGCGCGCTTTAAGTTTGTTTGCACCTCGGTGCCGTTTTCCGGTCCCAGCGCCGATAAATGGGGCGGATATCCGAAGGACCGCGAGGCGCTGCTAAGCGCGATCAAGGAGGGGCCCATTGGTGGCGTGATCTTTCTTGCCGCTGACGCCCATTACGCCGCAGTGGTGCGCGTGGCGGGCGACGCGACTTTGCGCGAAGTGATCGTCGGCCCGATGGCCGCGGCGATGGGCAAAGCCACTGGCGATGTTAGCCGGTTCGAATATTACAACAATCGTTTTCTCAATTACGCTCTGGCCAGCGTTCGCGCCGACGGCGACAATGCTTACGCGGAAATCGAAATTCTCACCGATAAAAACATTCTGCTGCACAAGCTCAGAATCGACGCCGGTGAAAAATAG